The sequence GATGGTGACCCTGGCCTCTGCGATTCTTGATCGCTCCTCCTCCGCCAAGATGTCGCGGGACAGCACGACCAGATCGGCGAGCTTGCCGGGCGCGATCGAACCTGACCGCTCTTCAGAGAAATTGGCATAGGCGGCGTCCAGTGTGTAGGCGCGGACCGCCTCGGCCGCGGTGATGCGCTGCTCGGGGAACCAGCCGTCCGGATGATTGCCGTCGAGCAACGCGAAGCACTCCGCCAGGGCGAGGGTCCGGTTGCCGTCGAGGAT is a genomic window of Pirellulales bacterium containing:
- a CDS encoding amidohydrolase family protein; translation: MLDGNHPDGWFPEQRITAAEAVRAYTLDAAYANFSEERSGSIAPGKLADLVVLSRDILAEEERSRIAEARVTITVVAGRIVYQKEH